In Peromyscus eremicus chromosome X, PerEre_H2_v1, whole genome shotgun sequence, the sequence ACTTATGAAAGGCTCTACTCTTCATGTTACCCAATATAGACCCACACTATCTCCTGTGTGAGGAGAACACATGCCCTTCAGGCTACCCAATATGGCCTCACACGCTATCTCCTGTGTGATGAGAAGACATGCCCTTCATGCTACCCAATATGGACCCACACTACCTCCTGTGATGAGAAGACATGATCTTCAAGCTACTCAACATGGCTCCATATTCTCTCTTCTGTGTGAAGAGAAGACATGCTCTTCATGCTACACAATGTGGCCTCACACTCTATCTCCATGAGTTTACATCTTATTCTCAGGCTGTACTAGACAAGGTCTTACACATCCTTATAAACAGGCTGAACACCTCAAACCCAGTGCACTCAAAGTTTCCCCACAATGGCCTCACAGCCAAGGCGATTTCTAATTGTTGTTCACAGAACATCCTAACGTCAAGTAAAGTGCACAAGCTAGGAGTTAAcaatgtgtatattttacattattttctgcTTATTTCCTTTTAAATCAGTGAATTTGTCCACTTTGGCAGGCGATACACTGCGAAACATACCACACAAAATCCTGGGCAAAAAGTGACCaggaaggaaggataggcagCTACCTGCCCATGACAAGGGCAACATGGAAGCAAATTACCTCATCCATATTCTGGGAGCTTAAGGGGCTCACGGTGTGGATGTTCATGTTGGAAGTGCCCGGCTTCATGGAATACTCAACCAGCAACAAGTCTCCTTTGCAAGGCATGAATTCTAAAACAGCCAAGAACATTAGAGGTGTAAATATTATGGCACTCAGGTCATGTCACAATACCTAAGACCCTCTATCACCGCAATATGCTGACAAACATTTCCTGAATGCAAAGTAACTTTTCCAAATACTTACACAGACATCTCAAATATCTTCCTACAGGAAGGGACACTTAAGGCCCTTTAAACTCCGACAATGATTGATTTATTCACAAACATGGATAACTAAAAACCTTGTGTCTCAGAGTGAAAGTTACAGCTAGGAGTACTGGATTTTCTCATCAAGTAGTCATTTTGAGATCTCTtttggggatggaagccaggaaCACAGTAGGATCACATGCGTCAACCTTGGTACCTAGGCTAGGGACAAAATATGAGAGCCTATCTGATGAATATTCTGgaaagaggacacagaaagaaagaggcctGTCTGCACCTTTGCTTTGAAATGGTGGATGTATTTTCAAGATAAATCTCTTATACTTGTGTGATGCTATCACTGATGATATTTTGCATGTATCCTGATGCAGTGGCAGAAGATTAtgacctcagcactcagaagagtcAGGGATGGGTTTGCTAAGGTCATGGACAATTCTCAgatgcatagtgagtttcaggtaaCTTAGAGGAACCCTGTATGAGAAATCAAAACAGCCAAACGAATCAATTGAGTAGTGAAAACCACATGGATGCATGATGATGGCATTGGGAGGACAGGTCGCTACGTGATACTTAAAATATTGCCCACTTTCCCCATTTTTATGGTACCTCACTTTCAATTTCAAGGACACTTCCCACACTCTTGCTCTTTGCTTTAAAAAACTATAAATCTTACCTCCAGAAAAGAGTTGGACAGGGAAAGATGTTTCCTTGTCAATATAGATGCTGTCCTGTGTGACCGAGCTGACACACTTAATACAAAGTTCTCTGTCAAGGTCTGATTGCTCAGTAGCATCCACAGGGTTAGTCACAGTTTTCACCTATAAGAGAAGGAGACAGTggttgaaggaaaaataaaaattacaggcAGGAGATTGTACACTTACCAAGGATGCCCCATGAAAACAACAGCATTTTAATGAGTTGACCTAACAGAGTTGTAAGGGTGCTTGCAGGACACAGGATTCCTTGTCAGAGACCTGGACTTTATTAGTCATGCCAAAATAGCACTCCTGTGGCAGAAATCTTTTAAGCAAAGGTTCTCAAACCTAGACCATACATTTCCTATTAATGATCCACCATGGACCTGAGATGATGACATCAATTGTGTCTGTGCTTGCTCCATGGATTGGCAAGTGCCTTGCAACTGTGAATTTCACACCTATGTTTAATGCTTTCACAAACCGACATTCTGACCTTAGAAAGACAATGTACTTGCTTTCCAGGAACTCAACATCCAAGagtataaaatatgtttaaagcaTACTTCTAAACAAGCTGTAGTCATGGCTGTAACTCAAATTAATTTTTAGACTGAGTGACATTGGTGGCGTAATTTGAGGAAATGGGCTTTGCAGGGTATTTGAAGGAAGAGAAATGAGTTACCTGGGAGATAGGAGTGGAGCAGAATAAAGTTGACAGAGACAAGAATGAGCAGCACGCTTTTGGAGAACAAGGAGGGAGAGCATGTTTTTCCCTACCTGGATCTAGGTGCAGAAGCAGGAGATTAAGTGGAAGAAATAACCCCCATCGCAAGAGACTGCAAAGGAAAACCAAGCCTAGGAACTTACCACACACACCAGAGCAAAGAAAAGGTGCAACTCCCTCCATTTGAACCACAGAACAAAGTGTACACCTATCACTATGGTGGTGATGGCCCCCACTCACCTGTTAACTGATACTTGATGTGTTAGCCGAGGACGGACATGAACAAACAGAGAAAGTCCTGTGTCCTCAGCTGAGCTCAGACCTTGCTGGTGATAAGGCCTACTTATCTGCCTTTCCCAGCCTCTCTGAATACCCTCGGTGTCTTCACTCATTCAGTCTACCCACTCTTGAACCTGGAGAATGTTCTGGTTTTTGCCTCTGGATCTGGACATGCATCTGTATTTTTGATGAAAACTCCCTGGTCCACAACAATTGATAGTACAAAAACAGCTCCTTCACTAAAGCGTGTTTCAGTTTCTATTCTTATCAATAAAGActgtatttacatttttgaaaaattatttttttaacttattttacatcccgacctctgtttccccttctctcctttcctcccagtccatccctccaccttccctctgccctcccccaatTCACTCATCTGTTTCTATTCAcgaaaggacaggcctcccatgagtatc encodes:
- the LOC131899174 gene encoding cancer/testis antigen 55-like isoform X2; the encoded protein is MQRLWRRISAIFQWKTGSEETPQEKPEDISNLKSVRGIVTYLCTDYGWINESIFFNTDMLCGKVPLNIGTSVIALVEENETTHIQKAIKVKTVTNPVDATEQSDLDRELCIKCVSSVTQDSIYIDKETSFPVQLFSGEFMPCKGDLLLVEYSMKPGTSNMNIHTVSPLSSQNMDEKREYGAMLSSLKIMSSHHRR